ACCTGCCCGGCGGCAGCCAGCACCAGCACTCCATTCAGCAGCGCAACGCCCGCGTCAAAGCACGTGCCCGCCTGCCGCTCAGGTTTGGCCGAACACGGCCCTGATCTTTTGGCCACTGCATGGTCTCTCAGCTTTGATGGCGATGGGTCCAGAGCCGAAACGGTGCCGTGGGATCCTCGACTTTCATCTGCGTGAAAGGCAGATTCTGCTGGGCGATGGGTTTGGCGAACTCGTCATAGAACGTTTTGAGCGTCATGTAGCGCCCGCCGTCTTCGTAGTGCTCGCCTTCCTGTTCGCGCGTAGCGGCAAAGTACACCTGCTCCGGCGCCGCATAGTAAAGCGCCCCAAGGCACATGGGGCACGGGTAAGCGGTAATGTAGACATCGCACCCGTTAAGGTCGGTTCTTCCCTTGGCGGCCAGCTCACGGATGGCGGTGATTTCGGCATGCGCGGTGAGATCCCCGCTTTGCGACACCTGATTGGTCGCCTCATGCACGATCTCGCCGGATTCACGATCCACCACGATGCAGGCAAAGGGTTTGCCGCCCGCGTCGACGTTCTCCAGCGCCAGCTCGACGCTACGCTGGATCAGGGTTTCGGGAGTAGGTGTCTGAGTCATGAGATATTCGATTCCTTTTGATCGATGGGGTAAACGTCCTGTTCGCCACACGCCCCTCAACGCCTTGGCCACATGCGGCCAGCTACCTGGGGAGCCGCCACCGCAAGGCTCGCGGTGGCACATGAAAGATAGTCGAAATATACCGGCGCGCGGGTCGAAATCGACACCTTCCCATCATGCCGATGCTCAGGTGCTACGCTTGGCCTAATGACCCGTTCAAACAGGAGCGCTTTCCATGGATTCCACTCAGCGTTATCAGCTACTCCAGCGCGCCGTCGCTCTCGCCGAGCAGGCCCTGGAGGCCGGCGACGAGCCCTTCGGCTCGGTGCTCGCCGATGCGCAAGGCGTTGTACTGCGTGAGGCCCGAAATCGCATCAACAGTGGCGATGCCACCCAGCACCCGGAGTTCGAACTGGCCCGCTGGGCCGCGCAGCACTTGAGCGAGCGCGAACGACATGGGGCCACCGTGTTCACCTCCGGCGAGCACTGCCCCATGTGCGCCGCCGCCCACGCCTGGGCCGGCCTTGGCCCCATCGTCTACGCCAGCTCTTCCAAACAGCTTGCTGCTTGGCACAAAGAGTGGGAACTCGAAAGTCCGCCAGTGGCGCCGCTGACCATCGAGCAAGTAGCGCCGAAGGTGCCGGTCAGCGGGCCGGATGAGGCGCTGGCTCGGGCGGTTTATGAGCTGCACTGTCGGTATCGTGGTGCTCGAAGTGCATGATCTGGTTGGCGAGGAATCACATCAGCATTCGGATCAAATAGGGCTAGCGGCTGCTGTGAACCTTGATCTTTCGGGAACGATAATCCAGCCACATTCTTTTTAATTCGACGCCCGCGTCAGCGCATACTGACTCGAGGATTCTATCCCTTCTCTGCCGATCCGGCCGTTCATGGCTTGGGTCGTCCAGCTCCATGACATACAGGATGCTGAAATCTTCCTTGCTGCAGATCACATAGTCGAAATGCCATTGAGAGATCTGTCTGAATAAGGCCAGGTACGCGCTACTTTTGGACCGATACTTTTTGGAATTGGGCTCTATGACGTCGACCACTCGAACCTGAGCGAAAATGTAACACTCTTCCCCATAGGTACTGACCAGCACCCTGTATACGTCCTGCTCACTGGGCGACATTAAGGCGCCTTTCTTGTGATAGGCTCCGCCTTTTTTCAAGAGCGCTTGTGACCTTGACGTTTTCCTGTCAGAAATGGAGCCGGTTCTTTTGGATGACAGGCCAGCCAGTATTAGTTTCATCAAGACGACGAAAACAAAAATAGCGGGTATCCATAGTACCGCTGGCCATAACAACGCAGTGGCATTCACGAAATCCATTCACACCTCTTTTTATTATGTCGTTCTGTATAGCCTCGGTTTCAGTACTGATAGCTGGAAGTCCGCCATATGTAACCGTAGAGCGATTGTAAGGTTTTCAAGAGTAGCTCGCCCTGCTCACGCTACTCGAACCGCAAATTTTCTGGCAAATCGAACTCAAGCCAATCTTTATACGCAGGGGAGCTGGCAGAGGTAACCTTTGACTGTCACCATCGGAAAACGGCGTCTGATAATCACCAGGAAATTAGCGATATGAAGAGAAATCCACATACGAAAAAGCCGCCCCAAAGGGCGGCTTTTTCATGTTCTGTAACGCTTTGCTTTATAACCATTTTAAATGGTGCCGACACCAGGAGTCGAACCCGGGACCTACTGATTACAAGGTAACTATTTTTAATAATTAAAACACGATCTTATCAAAAATAAATATATGGAAAACTTCAATTCTTGCGCTAACTAAATCAATCCCTTATGAAATCTCACTATGTACCAATGGTTTTACGGAAACCTGAAGAATCCGCCCTGTAACCCCATCCTTCAGATGCTCGCCAAGCCCTACCTCAAACCACAAAACCAATCCCCGCAAAAAATGCATAAATGCGCATGAAAACGCATAAAAAATCGCTCCTTTAAAACGGCCATTCCGCCCAGCAGCGGCGCGGCCCGAGCCCCTGCCGCAATAGTGCATAAAAACCACTACATTTAGCGCGCGGGCGGGGCGGGGTGCCGATGGCGCGGCGCGGGTCGTCGCCGTTGGTGGGTAGGTGGGCCGTAGGGCGTGCGTGCGGCGCGTTCGCGGATCGTTCGAGGTCGGGGCGCGGCCAGGATAGCGGCGCTCTAAACGAACGAGAGAGCGAATACAAAGGTTAGTACAACTCATTCAAAAACAGGCTTTGTTCAAGTGCGCACAAAAAAGCCGCCCGGGCGGGCGGCTTCGGTTATCAGGCGGGGTCAGTCGGCATCGGGGTCATCTAGTTGGTACGGCTCAAACCTCATGACCTCCTGCCCAATGTGATCGTTGACCTCCTTGAGGATTGCTTGGATGGGCTCGAGCTCGTTGGCTACGAACACCTGTGCTGCCTCCCTTGGCGTCCCAAATCCGCCAGTATTCTGGGGAATGATCCCCATGAGCTGGGGAGGTATGCGGTGTCCAGCCAGCTGGTCATCGCGGGTAATGTTCTTGATCGCCGCGAACTCGTCTTTCGCTGCCACCTCGCTCACCGGAATGATCTGCACACCGTCCTTTTTACCCCGCGGCGAGTAGAGGAACAGGTTTCGGAAGTTGCCCGGTCCTTTGCTCTGCTTCAGCGCCTTGCGCATGTCGTCGATGTCTTTCTGATCGTGCGCCGGGTCGTTAACGTACATGATAAACCCGGCGTGCGAGCCATTCAGATAATAGCGCCGACGAAACAGCGTCGCGGATTCGTTGAGCCAAGCGCTTTGTAGGCTGCCCAAATAATCCGGCACCCCGTAAATTGTTTGATCAATGTCGGGCTCGAGCAGGTGGATCGTGCGGCCGGCGGGTAACTCGATCCGCTCCATGTAGTTTGGGTGCCACCAGTAGCGGTCGTTGTCACCACGGCGCATGTACTTAGCGCTGCGATGCTGTAGGCCCAGCGTGCGCCCCAGCCGCCCCCGCACTTCTTCCAGGTACCCATTTCCGAACACCAGGTAGTCAAGGGCCAACGCCGCGAAGTTCCTCCGGTTGAGAAGCGGGTGCGGTATGAACGTCTTGAGCAGAATGTTCCTTTTGACCTGCAGCGCGCTGCCGTGGTGCGCAGTCGCCCGGTAGCTCTTTGCCAAGATGCTCAACGGAACAGGCGGCTCGTACCATTCGTCCGGCGTTAGCCAAACCCCCTCATACCACACGTCGTGCATCGACGTGACCGGCTCCGGATCGCCGAAGGTAAACGCCTCCATTCGCCCGCTATCGTTGGCCACCGCCGGGACGGCGGCTTCGGGTTCATACGCATATACCCGGTGGCGAGGTTTCGCCGCGGTCTCAGTCGTCATCGTCGGAAAACTCCATGATGGATTTGCCGGCACCCTCGGTCGTGGGGCCGTCGATCGGTTCGAAGTGAAGCGCGTGCATCGTCGCCCACGCCAAATCGGCGTGCCCGGTCGCTTGGCTGCGCCCGGACACATAAGTGAATTGCCGGCCTGAGCCGGTGAGCTCTTTCTTAATCGCCATGAACGACGCGGCCAGATCCGACCAGCCCGCGTCGAACTCTAGCCGGTCTTTCCGCATGATCTGCTGGGCCTGCAGCACCATGCTGGTTTTCAGCGCGACGTCGTACCGGTACCGAACCAGCGTCGGGAACCACTTCTCGACGTACTCCGCCACGGCGCCACCGATGCCGGTAGTATCGATGCCAATATGCCCAATGTTGTATGTGTCGCGGAACGCCTCGATAAACTCGGCTTGCTTCTCGTAGTCCTGCCCTTTCAACCGGTGCCGCTCGAGCACCCGATGCTTTTCCTCGCTCGATCGCGCCGGCAAAAGCACCACCAGCCCCGCACCGTCGCCGTCCTCGCTAGTACCGGTCGGGTCGTAACCAATCCACACCTCGCGATCACCCACCGGGCGCGGCGCGAACGGCCGGTAGTCGTCCCAAACCTCCCACGAATCAACCATGCACGCCTTCATGACGGCGAGCGGGAACGCGCTCTGGCTGTCATCGACAAACCCACACATCAGAAGGTTGTCGAATTCCTCCGGCGAGTACTCCAGGCGCAGCTGCTCGAGGTCGAACAGGTCACAGCCGCCCTCCATCGCATCCAGTACCGTGACGATCTGCCGCCAGTGGCCGTCCGGGCAAAGCCGCCCGTTTTTCAGCGCCTCATGAGAAACATCGAACTCGGCGCGCTCGCTCTTCTTGCGCCGCTTGTTGAACAGGTCGCCGTTCCAGAACGGGTAGCCCTCATGGCCAACACTCGACGGCGTTGAAAAATACGTCTGCCGCCACTTCTTGTGCATCGCCATGCCGGACGTGACTTTCCGAAACTCGGCAAAGCGATGAATCCAGAAGTACTCGTCGAGGTACACGTCGCCGTGATAGCCCTGGGCGGTTTTGCTGTTGGTACCCAGGAAGTGCAGCTCGGCGCCGTTATCCAGCACGATCGGGTCGCCCTTGAGCTCGACGTCGCACGTCTCTTTAACGAACTGAACGATGTAGTTCCGAAAGATGTGGGCCTGGGCGCGGCTGGCAGAAAGGAAAATCTTATTCCGCCCGTTCTTGAACGCATCAACGATGGCCTCGCGGGCGAAATACCACGTCGCGCCGATCTGGCGGCTCTTGAGGATGTTGCGGATGCGGTGTTTCTGACCCGCTTCGTGCCAAACCGCTTGGTACTCGAAGAGCGAATCGAGAAACGCCGCTTCCAGCGCCTCGATCTGCTCGTCATCCAACGCGTTACGGCGCGGCTTCTTCTTCGGCCCCGCGTTACGCGCCTCGATGTTCGGGTTGAGATCGGCTTCATTGCCGGTCTCGTCGTATTTGCGGACCCTCGCCAGGCGCTCCATTTGCCGGCCGAGAAGGTCGATTTCCTTATAGTCGACCGGCTCTTTTTTCTGCTTGGATACCAGCTGAACCAGCCGCGCCTCGATCGTGTACTCCACGCGCTCGGTCGGCGTCTTGTCCTCCCACCGGTCGCGTGCTTTCCACGAATGAACCGTGGCCGGCTTCTCGCCGATATGCTCAGCAATACGCACGACTCGCCACCCTTGCCAGTAGAGATGGCGGGCCGTCATGCGCGGCGATTCGTCGGTGCTCATAATTGGGGTGGGGGCGGCTGTTGTCATGCCGCCAGCGTACCCGCCGCGCGCGACACGCACGCCCGCCCCTATTTGTCATGCCACGCTCGCACAACGCCCGCCCGTTGAGACTATCGCGCTACACGCGGAACCTGAGCGCTATTGACCGCCACCCCGCTCAGGAAGCCCCACATGCCCAAGTTTTTCCGCGTCGCAACCGAAGGCGCAACCACCGACGAACGCAAGATCCAGCGCGACTGGATCACCCAGATGGCCGCCAACTACGACCCCAAGAAATACGGCGCACGCGTCTGGATGGAACACATTCGCGGCCTGACGGCAGATAGCGCCTTCAATGCCTTAGGCGATGTGCGGTCGGTCGAGGCCCGCGAGGTGGAAGACGGCAAGCTGGCACTCTTCGCTGAGATCGACCCCACCGACGAACTCAAGGCAATGAACAAGCGCCGCCAGAAGATCTACAGCTCCATCGAAGTGAACCCGAGCTTCGGCGATACCGGTGAAGCGTATCTCGAGGGGCTGGCCGTCACGGACTCCCCTGCCTCGCTCGGTACCGAGATGCTTGCGTTCAGCCGTGACAAGGGCGCCGCCTCGCCACTGGCCGCTCGCAAGCAACACGCCGAAAACCTGTTCACAGAAGCCGTCGAGGTCGACCTCGACTTCACCGAAGAGGAGACCCCCAAGCCCGGCATCGGCGAGTTCGTCAAAAACCTGTTCAGCCGCCAGGACGCCAAAACCACCAGGGGTTTCGAAGCCTTCGGCGCCGACATCAAGGGTGCGTTCGAAGAGTTCGCCAAGCGGCACGACGCTCTGAATGCAGACCTCGAAAACCGCCCCACCGCCGAAGCGTTCAGCCAGCTGAAAGCCGACCACACCGCGCTGCAAAAACGCTTCGATGAGCTTTTCACCAAGCTTGACAACACACCGGATACCCCGCCGCGCACACCCGCGACCGGTGGCACCGCCGAACTCACCGACTGCTAACGCGCGCCGCCCGCTCGCCGCCACCGTCCAACACTCAAGGGAACATCAATGCGCAACGATACACGCCAAAAACTCAACCAGTTCAAGGCCCAGCTCGCCAAGCTGAACGGCGTCGAAAACACCAGCGAACAGTTCAACGTCACGCCCAGCGTCCAGCAGACGCTCGAAA
The window above is part of the Halomonas sp. GD1P12 genome. Proteins encoded here:
- a CDS encoding nucleoside deaminase — encoded protein: MTQTPTPETLIQRSVELALENVDAGGKPFACIVVDRESGEIVHEATNQVSQSGDLTAHAEITAIRELAAKGRTDLNGCDVYITAYPCPMCLGALYYAAPEQVYFAATREQEGEHYEDGGRYMTLKTFYDEFAKPIAQQNLPFTQMKVEDPTAPFRLWTHRHQS
- a CDS encoding nucleoside deaminase, with translation MDSTQRYQLLQRAVALAEQALEAGDEPFGSVLADAQGVVLREARNRINSGDATQHPEFELARWAAQHLSERERHGATVFTSGEHCPMCAAAHAWAGLGPIVYASSSKQLAAWHKEWELESPPVAPLTIEQVAPKVPVSGPDEALARAVYELHCRYRGARSA
- a CDS encoding DUF2726 domain-containing protein, with the protein product MDFVNATALLWPAVLWIPAIFVFVVLMKLILAGLSSKRTGSISDRKTSRSQALLKKGGAYHKKGALMSPSEQDVYRVLVSTYGEECYIFAQVRVVDVIEPNSKKYRSKSSAYLALFRQISQWHFDYVICSKEDFSILYVMELDDPSHERPDRQRRDRILESVCADAGVELKRMWLDYRSRKIKVHSSR
- a CDS encoding phage portal protein → MTTETAAKPRHRVYAYEPEAAVPAVANDSGRMEAFTFGDPEPVTSMHDVWYEGVWLTPDEWYEPPVPLSILAKSYRATAHHGSALQVKRNILLKTFIPHPLLNRRNFAALALDYLVFGNGYLEEVRGRLGRTLGLQHRSAKYMRRGDNDRYWWHPNYMERIELPAGRTIHLLEPDIDQTIYGVPDYLGSLQSAWLNESATLFRRRYYLNGSHAGFIMYVNDPAHDQKDIDDMRKALKQSKGPGNFRNLFLYSPRGKKDGVQIIPVSEVAAKDEFAAIKNITRDDQLAGHRIPPQLMGIIPQNTGGFGTPREAAQVFVANELEPIQAILKEVNDHIGQEVMRFEPYQLDDPDAD
- a CDS encoding terminase large subunit domain-containing protein, with protein sequence MTTAAPTPIMSTDESPRMTARHLYWQGWRVVRIAEHIGEKPATVHSWKARDRWEDKTPTERVEYTIEARLVQLVSKQKKEPVDYKEIDLLGRQMERLARVRKYDETGNEADLNPNIEARNAGPKKKPRRNALDDEQIEALEAAFLDSLFEYQAVWHEAGQKHRIRNILKSRQIGATWYFAREAIVDAFKNGRNKIFLSASRAQAHIFRNYIVQFVKETCDVELKGDPIVLDNGAELHFLGTNSKTAQGYHGDVYLDEYFWIHRFAEFRKVTSGMAMHKKWRQTYFSTPSSVGHEGYPFWNGDLFNKRRKKSERAEFDVSHEALKNGRLCPDGHWRQIVTVLDAMEGGCDLFDLEQLRLEYSPEEFDNLLMCGFVDDSQSAFPLAVMKACMVDSWEVWDDYRPFAPRPVGDREVWIGYDPTGTSEDGDGAGLVVLLPARSSEEKHRVLERHRLKGQDYEKQAEFIEAFRDTYNIGHIGIDTTGIGGAVAEYVEKWFPTLVRYRYDVALKTSMVLQAQQIMRKDRLEFDAGWSDLAASFMAIKKELTGSGRQFTYVSGRSQATGHADLAWATMHALHFEPIDGPTTEGAGKSIMEFSDDDD
- a CDS encoding GPO family capsid scaffolding protein, with the translated sequence MPKFFRVATEGATTDERKIQRDWITQMAANYDPKKYGARVWMEHIRGLTADSAFNALGDVRSVEAREVEDGKLALFAEIDPTDELKAMNKRRQKIYSSIEVNPSFGDTGEAYLEGLAVTDSPASLGTEMLAFSRDKGAASPLAARKQHAENLFTEAVEVDLDFTEEETPKPGIGEFVKNLFSRQDAKTTRGFEAFGADIKGAFEEFAKRHDALNADLENRPTAEAFSQLKADHTALQKRFDELFTKLDNTPDTPPRTPATGGTAELTDC